One genomic segment of Kocuria rhizophila DC2201 includes these proteins:
- a CDS encoding putative quinol monooxygenase — MIFIVVKFEAKDEYVERWPELVAEFTEATRQEPGNKWFEWSRSLENPNEYVLVEAFEEDAAEAHVNSEHFRKMTEQFPQYLVKTPRIISRQVEGDGWEEMGEVQVSN; from the coding sequence ATGATCTTTATCGTGGTCAAGTTCGAGGCCAAGGACGAGTACGTGGAGCGTTGGCCGGAGCTCGTGGCCGAGTTCACCGAGGCCACCCGCCAGGAGCCCGGCAACAAGTGGTTCGAGTGGTCCCGCAGCCTGGAGAACCCGAACGAGTACGTGCTGGTGGAGGCCTTCGAGGAGGACGCCGCCGAGGCGCACGTGAACTCGGAGCACTTCCGGAAGATGACCGAGCAGTTCCCGCAGTACCTGGTGAAGACCCCGCGCATCATCTCCCGCCAGGTCGAGGGGGACGGCTGGGAGGAGATGGGCGAGGTGCAGGTCTCGAACTGA
- a CDS encoding MFS transporter yields the protein MSSPAIQDPVTPKQRRTARRAVVASSVGNALEWFDIIVYSSLAVVISHLFFESESVGRVTGTLLTLGTFAVSYLIRPIGALVLGSYADRHGRRPALTITIGLMMLGTLIMLVAPTAAVIGPAAALLILLARLIQGFSAGGEFGTATAFLIENAPDKRAFYGSWQVATQGVSMFLASAFGFGLHTLISEEALYSWGWRMPYLFGLLIGPVGLFIRLYMDETPDFRELQDERARAASSPGARTGQAGTTTPRGRRGPLAQTIVHSAGRWLTASGVVGLASMSVYTILFMPTFSIQNLDLPSWAAYVGGIVAGLVTLVGSPFVGRLADRVGCGRVMLVAAVVGVLAVYPLFVWLVAVPTVATLTAVQVVLGLIMALYFGPMPALLSEMFPTAIRTTGMSIAYNVGVTVFGGFAPLVLAWLISATGSLTSPSIYYAAVAALSLGSLLIARRRYGVR from the coding sequence ATGAGCAGCCCAGCAATCCAGGATCCCGTGACCCCCAAGCAGCGCCGCACCGCGCGTCGCGCCGTGGTGGCGTCCTCGGTCGGCAACGCGCTCGAGTGGTTCGACATCATCGTCTACTCGTCCTTGGCCGTGGTGATCTCCCACCTGTTCTTCGAGTCCGAGTCCGTGGGCAGGGTCACGGGCACCCTGCTGACCCTGGGCACGTTCGCCGTGTCCTACCTGATCCGCCCGATCGGTGCGCTCGTGCTGGGCTCCTACGCGGACCGTCACGGGCGCCGCCCGGCCCTGACCATCACGATCGGGCTCATGATGCTGGGCACGCTCATCATGCTCGTGGCCCCCACCGCCGCCGTGATCGGCCCAGCCGCGGCGCTGCTGATCCTCCTGGCCCGGCTCATCCAGGGCTTCTCCGCGGGCGGCGAGTTCGGCACGGCCACCGCGTTCCTCATCGAGAACGCCCCGGACAAGCGCGCCTTCTACGGCTCGTGGCAGGTGGCCACCCAGGGCGTGTCCATGTTCCTGGCCTCCGCGTTCGGCTTCGGCCTGCACACCCTGATCAGCGAGGAGGCCCTCTACTCGTGGGGCTGGCGCATGCCCTACCTGTTCGGGCTGCTCATCGGGCCCGTGGGCCTGTTCATCCGGCTGTACATGGACGAAACCCCGGACTTCCGCGAGCTGCAGGACGAACGCGCGCGGGCGGCGTCGTCCCCCGGCGCGCGGACCGGGCAGGCGGGCACGACGACGCCGCGCGGGCGCCGCGGGCCCCTCGCCCAGACCATCGTGCACTCCGCGGGCCGGTGGCTCACCGCGTCCGGCGTGGTGGGGCTGGCCTCGATGTCCGTCTACACGATCCTGTTCATGCCCACGTTCTCCATCCAGAACCTGGACCTGCCCTCGTGGGCGGCGTACGTGGGAGGGATCGTGGCCGGCCTCGTGACCCTGGTGGGCTCACCGTTTGTGGGGCGTCTCGCGGACCGGGTGGGCTGCGGCAGGGTCATGCTGGTGGCCGCCGTGGTGGGTGTGCTGGCCGTCTACCCGCTGTTCGTGTGGCTCGTGGCCGTTCCCACGGTGGCCACCCTGACCGCCGTGCAGGTGGTGCTGGGGCTGATCATGGCGCTGTACTTCGGGCCCATGCCCGCGCTGCTGAGCGAGATGTTCCCCACCGCCATCCGCACCACGGGCATGTCCATCGCGTACAACGTGGGGGTCACCGTGTTCGGCGGCTTCGCCCCGCTGGTGCTCGCGTGGCTGATTTCCGCAACCGGTTCCCTGACCTCCCCGAGCATCTACTACGCCGCGGTGGCGGCGCTGTCCCTGGGGAGCCTGCTGATCGCCCGCCGCCGCTACGGGGTGCGCTGA
- a CDS encoding CsbD family protein, with amino-acid sequence MGLGDKISNAAEKATGAAKEKVGDATDNRDLQAEGAADKMSGGAKQSVENVKDAGKNLKDGLG; translated from the coding sequence ATGGGACTCGGTGACAAGATCAGCAATGCTGCGGAGAAGGCAACCGGTGCCGCCAAGGAGAAGGTCGGCGACGCCACGGACAACCGCGACCTGCAGGCCGAAGGCGCTGCAGACAAGATGTCCGGTGGCGCCAAGCAGTCCGTGGAGAACGTCAAGGACGCCGGCAAGAACCTGAAGGACGGGCTGGGCTGA
- a CDS encoding DUF488 domain-containing protein has protein sequence MDVVVKRIYDEPAQNDGTRVLVDRVWPRGIRKADAHLDDWNKEVSPSTELRKWYGHDPEKFEEFSSRYRKELESGEGKEGLQKLRDSVKGKRLTLLTASKAVDISQATVLKTILSD, from the coding sequence ATGGACGTTGTCGTGAAACGGATCTATGACGAGCCCGCGCAGAACGACGGCACCCGTGTGCTGGTCGACCGCGTGTGGCCCCGGGGCATCCGCAAGGCGGACGCGCACCTGGACGACTGGAACAAGGAGGTGTCGCCCTCCACCGAACTGCGCAAGTGGTACGGCCACGACCCCGAGAAGTTCGAGGAGTTCTCCAGCCGGTACCGCAAGGAGCTGGAGTCCGGGGAGGGCAAGGAGGGGCTGCAGAAGCTTCGGGACAGCGTGAAGGGCAAGCGGTTGACGCTGCTCACGGCGTCCAAGGCCGTGGACATCAGCCAGGCGACCGTCCTGAAGACGATCCTCTCGGACTGA
- a CDS encoding pirin family protein, whose protein sequence is MSNPEKNPQPTVCRPGAAPVRGGLRSGVVVVDGQDGPVEILEPRDVPLGGPRGMTVRRTLPQKGRSLIGAWCFLDSYGPDDVAATGGMKVARHPHTGLATVSWLFEGRIDHVDSAGNWATVRPGEVDLMNAGRGITHSEFSTADTSVLHGVQLWYAFPDADRFGEPSLDTHRPEPVSGEGFSARVFIGSLLGTTSPIATRLPLTGAELRIEPRTTVEIDVPPEHEHGALCVDGPLSLDGVEIPRHGIGFTGTGRFRLRLTTGEDAATVLLIGGAPLHEQILMWWNFVGRSHEEIETWRRAYMEEMGLVAPGPDSPLAPDRAGQPVGGAELDELLGTAYDDGRPFPQFGTFPPGQPDPLPAPELPNTVLRPRG, encoded by the coding sequence GTGAGCAACCCCGAGAAGAACCCGCAGCCCACCGTGTGCCGCCCGGGAGCCGCACCCGTCCGCGGTGGGCTGCGCAGCGGCGTCGTCGTGGTGGACGGGCAGGACGGGCCCGTGGAGATCCTCGAACCCCGGGACGTGCCCCTGGGCGGGCCGCGCGGGATGACCGTGCGGCGCACCCTGCCGCAGAAGGGCCGCTCGCTGATCGGCGCGTGGTGCTTCCTGGACTCCTACGGCCCGGACGACGTCGCCGCGACCGGCGGGATGAAGGTCGCCCGCCACCCCCACACCGGGCTGGCCACCGTGTCCTGGCTGTTCGAGGGGCGCATCGACCACGTGGACTCCGCCGGGAACTGGGCCACCGTGCGCCCGGGCGAGGTGGACCTCATGAACGCCGGACGCGGGATCACCCACTCCGAGTTCTCCACGGCCGACACCAGCGTGCTCCACGGCGTGCAGCTCTGGTACGCGTTCCCGGACGCGGACCGCTTCGGGGAGCCGAGCCTGGACACCCACCGCCCCGAGCCGGTGAGCGGCGAGGGGTTCTCCGCGCGCGTGTTCATCGGCTCGCTGCTCGGGACCACCTCCCCCATCGCCACGCGGTTGCCGCTCACGGGCGCGGAGCTGCGGATCGAACCGCGCACCACCGTGGAGATCGACGTGCCGCCCGAGCACGAGCACGGCGCGCTGTGCGTGGACGGCCCGCTCTCCCTGGACGGGGTGGAGATCCCCCGGCACGGCATCGGGTTCACCGGCACGGGCCGTTTCCGCCTGCGCCTGACCACGGGGGAGGACGCCGCCACGGTCCTGCTCATCGGCGGGGCGCCCCTGCACGAGCAGATCTTGATGTGGTGGAACTTCGTGGGCCGCTCCCACGAGGAGATCGAGACCTGGCGGCGGGCCTACATGGAGGAGATGGGCCTCGTGGCGCCGGGTCCGGACTCGCCGCTGGCGCCGGACCGCGCCGGGCAGCCGGTGGGCGGGGCAGAGCTCGACGAGCTGCTCGGCACCGCCTACGACGACGGCCGCCCCTTCCCGCAGTTCGGCACGTTCCCGCCCGGCCAGCCGGACCCGCTGCCCGCACCGGAACTGCCGAACACCGTCCTGCGCCCGCGGGGCTGA
- a CDS encoding NAD(P)-dependent oxidoreductase translates to MTTTPRTVGVIGLGAMGAPMTAHLVAAGHDVVVLHHSLHKTEGARPVDDPRHMAGQADLVLLMVPGAPEIDTLLPHLAEGAAQREAGRGGVVIAVGSTVSPEDVARWHREHPDLALVDAPVSGGEAGAVRGELSIMVGGEDRAAALALEVLAACGRPVHLGPLGAGQVAKACNQLVCAAEIVALSEASVVAERAGLDLAELLELMGGGYAGSVILEDKTPKLVAHDYEVSARASFVHKDVSAYLDAARASGTRSVLGGPLLDAARQLVDAGLGEQDSAVFQKWVAGRDTGEDAGASTPDPSGTARALPGDRSDQPTPWTSGAGRDRTGGER, encoded by the coding sequence ATGACCACCACCCCCCGCACCGTGGGCGTCATCGGCCTGGGCGCCATGGGCGCCCCCATGACCGCGCACCTGGTGGCCGCGGGCCACGACGTGGTGGTGCTGCACCACAGCCTCCACAAGACCGAGGGTGCGCGCCCCGTGGACGACCCCCGCCACATGGCAGGCCAGGCGGACCTCGTGCTCCTCATGGTCCCGGGCGCTCCCGAGATCGACACGCTGCTGCCGCACCTCGCGGAGGGGGCGGCGCAGCGGGAGGCCGGGCGCGGCGGCGTCGTCATCGCGGTCGGCTCCACCGTGTCCCCGGAGGACGTCGCCCGCTGGCACCGCGAGCACCCGGACCTCGCCCTCGTGGATGCCCCGGTGTCCGGGGGCGAGGCGGGCGCGGTGCGGGGTGAGCTGTCCATCATGGTGGGCGGCGAGGACCGCGCGGCGGCCCTGGCCCTCGAGGTGCTCGCGGCGTGCGGGCGGCCCGTCCACCTGGGGCCGCTGGGCGCGGGCCAGGTGGCCAAGGCGTGCAACCAGCTGGTGTGCGCGGCGGAGATCGTCGCGCTGTCCGAGGCGTCCGTGGTGGCCGAGCGCGCCGGGCTGGACCTCGCCGAGCTGCTGGAGCTGATGGGCGGCGGCTACGCCGGGTCCGTGATCCTGGAGGACAAGACTCCCAAGCTCGTGGCCCACGACTACGAGGTCTCCGCGCGGGCATCGTTCGTGCACAAGGACGTCTCCGCCTACCTCGACGCCGCCCGCGCCTCCGGCACGCGCTCCGTCCTGGGCGGGCCCCTGCTCGACGCCGCGCGCCAGCTCGTGGACGCCGGCCTGGGAGAGCAGGACTCGGCCGTGTTCCAGAAGTGGGTGGCCGGGCGCGACACCGGGGAGGACGCCGGCGCCTCGACCCCGGACCCGTCCGGGACTGCCCGGGCACTCCCGGGCGACCGCTCCGACCAGCCCACCCCCTGGACGTCGGGCGCCGGGCGGGACCGGACCGGGGGCGAACGGTGA
- a CDS encoding aminobutyraldehyde dehydrogenase, producing the protein MSDMLQNFINGRFVPAKGQDRIDIKNPTDGSVVAVSPVSNEEDVNDAFEAAVAASKAWGRTTPAERQNALLALADALRDNKDEIVEAQHRNTGQPRAQISAEEVDAGVDNLRFFAGAARTLEGRAASEYMTDHTSYVRREPVGVVAQVTPWNYPLLMGIWKIGPALAAGNTIVLKPSDTTPESTLVVARLAGEILPPGVFNVVLGDGGTGQLMTRHPAPAMVSITGSVRAGRAVARGAADGLKRAHLELGGKAPAVVFADADLERAAEQLIAFGTFNAGQDCTAVTRILVEDSAHDRLVELLAKYAEAARTGSADDSENDFGPLINERHYADVCQKLENIPSHATVVTGGRPVADTPGFFVEPTVITGLRQDDQLVQEETFGPVLTVQRFSTPEEAVELANDVSYALASSVWTSDHGTAMRVSRELDFGCVWVNTHVVFVAEMPHGGFKNSGYGKDLSIYSVEEYTRVKHVMHSLEA; encoded by the coding sequence ATGTCGGACATGCTGCAGAACTTCATCAACGGACGATTCGTCCCCGCCAAGGGGCAGGACCGGATCGACATCAAGAACCCCACCGACGGTTCCGTGGTGGCGGTGTCCCCGGTGTCGAACGAGGAGGACGTCAACGACGCCTTCGAGGCCGCGGTCGCCGCGTCCAAGGCGTGGGGCCGGACCACCCCGGCCGAACGCCAGAACGCGCTGCTGGCGCTCGCGGACGCGCTGCGGGACAACAAGGACGAGATTGTGGAGGCGCAGCACCGCAACACCGGGCAGCCCCGCGCCCAGATCAGCGCGGAGGAGGTGGACGCCGGTGTCGACAACCTCCGGTTCTTCGCCGGGGCCGCCCGCACCCTGGAGGGGCGGGCCGCCAGCGAGTACATGACGGACCACACCTCTTATGTGCGGCGTGAGCCCGTGGGTGTGGTCGCGCAGGTCACCCCCTGGAACTACCCGCTGCTGATGGGGATCTGGAAGATCGGCCCCGCGCTCGCCGCGGGCAACACCATCGTGCTCAAGCCCAGCGACACCACCCCCGAGTCCACCCTGGTGGTCGCCCGTCTCGCCGGTGAGATCCTGCCCCCGGGCGTCTTCAACGTGGTCCTGGGCGACGGCGGCACCGGGCAGCTCATGACCCGCCACCCCGCGCCCGCCATGGTCTCGATCACCGGTTCGGTCCGGGCCGGGCGCGCCGTGGCGCGCGGCGCCGCCGACGGTCTCAAGCGGGCCCACCTGGAGCTCGGTGGCAAGGCCCCCGCCGTCGTGTTCGCGGACGCGGACCTGGAGCGCGCGGCGGAGCAGCTGATCGCCTTCGGCACCTTCAACGCCGGGCAGGACTGCACCGCGGTCACGCGCATCCTGGTGGAGGACAGCGCCCACGACCGGCTCGTGGAGCTGCTCGCCAAGTACGCCGAGGCCGCGAGGACCGGCTCCGCGGACGACTCCGAGAACGACTTCGGCCCGCTCATCAACGAGCGCCACTACGCGGACGTCTGCCAGAAGCTGGAGAACATCCCGTCCCACGCCACCGTGGTGACCGGTGGCAGGCCCGTGGCCGACACCCCGGGGTTCTTCGTGGAGCCCACCGTGATCACCGGGCTGCGCCAGGACGACCAGCTGGTGCAGGAGGAGACGTTCGGCCCGGTCCTCACCGTGCAGCGCTTCAGCACCCCGGAAGAGGCCGTGGAGCTCGCCAACGACGTCTCCTACGCCCTGGCCTCGAGCGTCTGGACCTCCGACCACGGCACGGCCATGCGGGTCAGCCGGGAGCTCGACTTCGGGTGCGTCTGGGTCAACACCCACGTGGTGTTCGTGGCCGAGATGCCGCACGGCGGGTTCAAGAACTCCGGCTACGGCAAGGACCTCTCCATCTACTCGGTGGAGGAGTACACCCGTGTGAAGCACGTGATGCACTCCCTGGAGGCGTAG
- a CDS encoding TetR/AcrR family transcriptional regulator — protein sequence MSDVRSGRGRGRPTAPVLTQRRIGDAALLIIQSHGYRALTMAALARQLGVSTSALYNHVGSKREILILLQDRINQEIDCSGFLSEPWDRALERWAWSYREVYSRNIPLIAVIAVMPVADSPHTLRMYETVTAALSEAGWPREWIVDAIVSVESLVFGSAYDSVAPPHIFDPGALRDAAPNFAAAVQHRDEHATTPPALSPADRAFQLALDAMLHGLRARLSELTTAR from the coding sequence GTGAGTGACGTGAGATCAGGGCGAGGCCGAGGACGACCCACGGCACCCGTGCTGACCCAGCGGAGAATCGGGGACGCCGCCCTGCTGATCATCCAGTCCCACGGCTACCGCGCCCTGACCATGGCGGCCCTGGCCCGGCAGCTGGGCGTCTCCACCTCCGCCCTCTACAACCACGTGGGCTCCAAACGGGAGATCCTGATCCTGCTCCAGGACCGGATCAACCAGGAGATCGACTGCTCCGGGTTCCTCTCCGAGCCCTGGGACCGGGCCCTGGAGCGCTGGGCCTGGTCCTACCGGGAGGTCTACTCCCGCAACATCCCGCTGATCGCGGTCATCGCGGTCATGCCGGTGGCGGACTCGCCCCACACCCTGCGGATGTACGAGACGGTCACCGCCGCGCTCTCGGAGGCCGGGTGGCCGCGCGAGTGGATCGTGGACGCCATCGTCTCGGTGGAGTCCCTGGTGTTCGGCTCGGCCTACGACTCCGTGGCCCCACCGCACATCTTCGACCCCGGCGCCCTGCGCGACGCCGCCCCGAACTTCGCCGCCGCGGTGCAGCACCGTGACGAGCACGCGACGACGCCGCCTGCGCTCTCCCCGGCAGACCGCGCCTTCCAGCTGGCGCTGGACGCGATGCTGCACGGGCTGCGCGCACGGCTGTCGGAACTCACCACGGCGCGGTGA
- a CDS encoding flavin monoamine oxidase family protein, with translation MTEQRTVGSVDAIERDVVVVGAGPAGLMAARRLSEAGRSVAVLEARDRVGGRTWSNVIDGAFLEIGGQWISPDQTELLGLVEELGLTTFERYREGQSVYIAPDGSRHLYDGHMFPTSEGTEKEMDRLIHLMDELAAEIGPTEPWAHPKARELDTVSFRDWLRQNSDDEEACNNIGIFIAGGMLTKPSHAFSALQAVLMAASAGSFSNLVDEDFILDRRVVGGMQSVSTTMAEQLGVDAGTDVVTRDPGSVVFLNSPVRTIQWAGEDQTYEEHDPDFTVRVLSDRVTVKAKDVVVAVPPNLYSRISFEPPLPRAQHQMHQHQSLGIVIKIHAVYETPFWREKGLSGTGFCAHELSQEVYDNTNHEDERGTLVGFVSDEKADEVFRLPAEERKRQVLESLSHYLGEEAKNPVVYYESDFGSEEWTRGAYAASYDLGGLHRYGAIQSEPVGPIRWACSDLAAEGYQHVDGALRQGALAAAQINQKRGA, from the coding sequence ATGACTGAACAGCGCACCGTAGGGTCCGTCGACGCCATCGAGCGCGACGTCGTCGTCGTCGGCGCAGGACCGGCCGGACTCATGGCCGCACGTCGGCTGTCCGAGGCCGGGAGGTCCGTGGCGGTCCTGGAGGCCCGCGACCGCGTGGGCGGCCGCACCTGGTCCAACGTGATCGACGGGGCGTTCCTGGAGATCGGCGGTCAGTGGATCTCCCCGGACCAGACCGAGCTGCTGGGACTCGTGGAGGAGCTGGGGCTCACCACGTTCGAGCGCTACCGCGAGGGGCAGTCCGTGTACATCGCCCCGGACGGCTCCCGGCACCTGTACGACGGCCACATGTTCCCCACCTCCGAGGGCACGGAGAAGGAGATGGACCGGCTGATCCACCTCATGGACGAGCTCGCCGCGGAGATCGGGCCCACCGAGCCGTGGGCGCACCCCAAGGCCCGCGAGCTGGACACCGTGTCCTTCCGGGACTGGCTGCGGCAGAACTCGGACGACGAGGAGGCGTGCAATAACATCGGCATCTTCATCGCCGGTGGCATGCTGACCAAGCCGTCCCACGCGTTCTCGGCGCTGCAGGCCGTGCTCATGGCCGCCTCCGCAGGCTCCTTCTCCAACCTGGTGGACGAGGACTTCATCCTGGACCGCCGCGTGGTGGGCGGGATGCAGTCGGTCTCCACCACCATGGCGGAGCAGCTCGGCGTGGATGCCGGGACCGACGTGGTCACCCGGGATCCAGGTTCCGTGGTGTTCCTCAACTCCCCGGTGCGCACCATCCAGTGGGCGGGCGAGGACCAGACGTACGAGGAGCACGACCCGGACTTCACCGTCCGCGTGCTCTCGGACCGGGTCACGGTCAAGGCCAAGGACGTGGTGGTGGCCGTGCCGCCCAACCTGTACTCGCGCATCTCCTTCGAGCCGCCCCTGCCGCGGGCCCAGCACCAGATGCACCAGCACCAGTCCCTGGGCATCGTGATCAAGATCCACGCCGTGTACGAGACCCCGTTCTGGCGGGAGAAGGGCCTGTCCGGCACGGGCTTCTGCGCCCACGAGCTCTCCCAGGAGGTCTACGACAACACCAACCACGAGGACGAGCGCGGCACCCTGGTGGGCTTCGTCTCGGACGAGAAGGCCGACGAGGTCTTCCGGCTCCCGGCCGAGGAGCGCAAGCGGCAGGTCCTCGAGTCCCTCTCCCACTACCTGGGCGAGGAGGCCAAGAACCCGGTGGTCTACTACGAGTCCGACTTTGGCTCCGAGGAGTGGACCCGCGGTGCCTACGCGGCGTCCTACGACCTCGGTGGCCTGCACCGCTACGGCGCCATCCAGTCCGAGCCCGTGGGCCCCATCCGCTGGGCCTGCTCGGACCTCGCCGCTGAGGGCTACCAGCACGTGGACGGGGCCCTGCGCCAGGGTGCACTGGCCGCGGCGCAGATCAACCAGAAGCGGGGCGCGTGA
- a CDS encoding universal stress protein, producing MARTTAERDTASSSGAAGTSPMRYVVGYGADKRSKEAVRLAVALAQAFHAELEIVYVVRSGDPFSTAYPPVGDISPVVRREAVSWLKDAEALVPDSVVARSHVRTAQSIAEGLVSAVQEFDAGLLVVGAAAGKYAVKFSVGPVVDALLHRAPVPVAMAPRGYRATEPITRLYAGVGARRGAQQILRESQQAVERGGQELVLLNFLPLDQVADEPEAAVAATDAMLREAARELPAEHRVSVHVATGKNIRRTVADMDWAPGSVLFVGSSRLAQHRQIFLGTTAARVLRHLPVPMIILPAAADPTGDVS from the coding sequence ATGGCGCGCACGACTGCGGAACGGGACACGGCGTCGTCGTCCGGCGCGGCCGGAACATCCCCCATGCGCTACGTGGTGGGGTACGGGGCGGACAAGCGCAGCAAGGAGGCCGTGCGGCTCGCGGTGGCCCTGGCCCAGGCGTTCCACGCGGAGCTCGAGATCGTGTACGTGGTCCGGTCGGGCGATCCCTTCAGTACCGCCTATCCGCCCGTGGGTGACATCTCCCCCGTGGTGCGGCGGGAGGCGGTCTCGTGGCTCAAGGACGCTGAGGCGCTCGTCCCGGACAGTGTGGTGGCCCGCAGCCACGTGCGCACCGCCCAGTCCATCGCCGAGGGTCTGGTCTCCGCGGTCCAGGAGTTCGACGCCGGTCTGCTGGTCGTCGGCGCGGCCGCCGGGAAGTACGCGGTGAAGTTCTCCGTGGGGCCCGTGGTGGACGCGCTGCTGCACCGCGCCCCGGTGCCCGTGGCCATGGCGCCGCGCGGCTATCGGGCAACGGAGCCCATCACCCGGCTCTACGCGGGGGTGGGCGCCCGCCGGGGAGCCCAGCAGATCCTGCGGGAGTCCCAGCAGGCGGTGGAACGGGGCGGCCAGGAGCTCGTGCTGCTGAACTTCCTGCCCCTGGACCAGGTGGCGGACGAGCCCGAAGCGGCGGTGGCCGCCACCGACGCCATGCTGCGCGAGGCGGCCCGGGAGCTGCCCGCCGAGCACCGTGTGAGCGTTCACGTGGCCACCGGCAAGAACATCCGGCGCACGGTGGCGGACATGGACTGGGCCCCCGGCTCGGTGCTGTTCGTCGGATCCTCCCGGCTCGCCCAGCACCGGCAGATCTTCCTGGGGACCACGGCCGCGCGGGTCCTGCGGCACCTGCCCGTGCCCATGATCATCCTGCCCGCGGCAGCGGACCCCACCGGGGACGTGTCATGA
- a CDS encoding APC family permease: MSEAVDTTGGKGLSSGSVGLLGAVVIGMSCIAPAYTLSGALGPTAAAVGTHLPAIFLVGFLPMLLVAVGYRQLNRAMPDSGTTFTWTSKAFGPWLGWMGGWGLLAATILVLSNLAGIAVEFFYLLLAQVTGRPELGDLADNVVVNVATCLVFMALACWISYRGMETTKKVQYVLVAFQLVVLVWFSVAALVHVANGTAESGIHIDAEWFNPLGVGSFSAFAAGVSLSVFIYWGWDVVLTINEETEGSSTTPGRAALATIFSIVVLYLLIGVSVVSFAGLGDTGVGLTNPDIQENVFAALAGPVMGPAAILLSLAVLSSSAASLQSTFVSPARTLLAMGYYGALPRQFAKVTPRFQSPGFATVAAAVVSSVFYTFMRIVSEDVLWDTITALGMMVCFYYGVTALACVWYFRRSWFRSVKSCLVNLVAPLVGGLLLLVFFVQTSVDSMDPSYGSGSQIGGVGLVFILGAGILALGLVVMVIQRLRSPSFFQQRFETTELPVVD, translated from the coding sequence ATGAGCGAGGCCGTGGACACCACCGGGGGCAAGGGCCTGAGCTCCGGGTCGGTCGGGCTGCTGGGCGCCGTGGTGATCGGGATGTCCTGCATCGCGCCCGCCTACACGCTCTCCGGGGCCCTCGGTCCCACTGCGGCGGCCGTGGGCACGCACCTGCCCGCGATCTTCCTGGTCGGGTTCCTGCCCATGCTGCTCGTGGCCGTGGGCTACCGGCAGCTCAACCGCGCCATGCCGGACTCCGGCACCACCTTCACCTGGACCTCCAAGGCCTTTGGCCCGTGGCTCGGGTGGATGGGTGGCTGGGGTCTGCTGGCGGCCACCATCCTGGTGCTCTCCAACCTCGCGGGCATCGCGGTGGAGTTCTTCTACCTCCTGCTGGCGCAGGTCACGGGCAGACCCGAACTCGGGGACCTCGCGGACAACGTGGTGGTCAACGTGGCCACGTGCCTGGTGTTCATGGCGCTCGCCTGCTGGATCTCCTACCGGGGGATGGAGACCACCAAAAAGGTGCAGTACGTCCTCGTGGCGTTCCAGCTGGTCGTGCTGGTGTGGTTCTCCGTGGCCGCGCTGGTCCACGTGGCCAACGGGACGGCGGAGAGCGGGATCCACATCGACGCCGAGTGGTTCAACCCCCTGGGCGTGGGCTCCTTCTCGGCGTTCGCCGCCGGGGTGTCCCTCTCGGTGTTCATCTACTGGGGCTGGGACGTGGTGCTCACCATCAACGAGGAGACCGAGGGGTCCTCCACCACCCCCGGCCGCGCGGCACTGGCCACCATCTTCTCCATCGTGGTGCTCTACCTGCTGATCGGCGTCTCCGTGGTGAGCTTCGCCGGGCTCGGGGACACCGGGGTGGGTCTGACCAACCCCGACATCCAGGAGAACGTGTTCGCGGCACTCGCCGGGCCCGTCATGGGCCCCGCCGCGATCCTGCTGTCCCTCGCGGTGCTGTCCTCCTCCGCGGCGTCCCTGCAGTCCACGTTCGTCTCACCCGCGAGGACGCTGCTGGCGATGGGGTACTACGGTGCCCTGCCCCGGCAGTTCGCCAAGGTCACCCCGCGGTTCCAGTCACCCGGTTTCGCCACGGTGGCCGCGGCGGTGGTGTCCTCGGTGTTCTACACGTTCATGCGCATCGTCAGCGAGGACGTCCTGTGGGACACCATCACCGCGCTGGGGATGATGGTCTGCTTCTACTACGGCGTCACCGCCCTCGCGTGCGTCTGGTACTTCCGGCGGTCGTGGTTCCGCTCCGTCAAGAGCTGCCTGGTGAACCTGGTGGCGCCCCTGGTGGGCGGTCTGCTGCTGCTCGTGTTCTTCGTGCAGACCTCCGTGGACTCCATGGACCCCTCCTACGGCTCCGGGTCGCAGATCGGCGGGGTGGGTCTCGTGTTCATCCTGGGGGCGGGCATCCTGGCGCTCGGCCTGGTGGTCATGGTGATCCAGAGGCTCCGGAGCCCCTCCTTCTTCCAGCAGCGGTTCGAGACCACGGAGCTGCCGGTCGTGGACTGA